Proteins co-encoded in one Cytobacillus sp. NJ13 genomic window:
- the murQ gene encoding N-acetylmuramic acid 6-phosphate etherase: protein MNITKLNTEQRNPKTMEIDLMTTEEIITIINQEDTIVPNAIAREIPHIVKVVDEITDSFKKGGRLIYVGAGTSGRLGIIDASECPPTYGTDPEMVVGIIAGGKEAMTEAVEGAEDNSKQGRQDVADIQLSDKDVLVGIAASGRTPYTIGALQYGNEVGAVTVAVACTKDSEMGRIAKYTIAPITGPEVVTGSTRMKAGTAQKLVLNMLTTASMIKLGKVYGNLMVDVQMTNEKLFKRAENIVKMATGASDEEAQAALKEQNHNTKAAILQVLTGLKGEAAARLLEKHNGYLREAIAEYHTK from the coding sequence ATGAATATTACAAAGCTAAATACCGAGCAGCGGAACCCAAAAACAATGGAAATAGATTTAATGACAACCGAAGAAATTATTACAATCATAAACCAGGAAGATACGATTGTTCCTAATGCCATTGCAAGAGAAATCCCTCACATTGTAAAAGTGGTGGATGAAATTACGGATAGTTTTAAAAAAGGAGGCCGCTTGATTTACGTTGGAGCTGGCACCTCAGGACGCCTTGGCATTATCGATGCTTCAGAATGTCCGCCAACTTATGGTACTGACCCGGAAATGGTTGTCGGCATTATCGCCGGCGGCAAGGAAGCTATGACCGAGGCAGTTGAAGGAGCAGAGGATAACAGTAAACAGGGACGCCAGGATGTCGCTGATATTCAATTATCGGACAAGGATGTGCTTGTCGGCATTGCAGCGAGCGGCCGTACGCCGTATACGATCGGAGCTCTTCAATATGGAAATGAAGTCGGTGCCGTTACTGTAGCTGTAGCCTGCACCAAGGACTCAGAAATGGGGAGAATCGCTAAATATACGATTGCACCTATCACAGGTCCAGAAGTGGTTACAGGCTCTACAAGAATGAAAGCAGGCACTGCACAAAAGCTCGTCCTGAACATGTTAACAACAGCTTCCATGATCAAATTGGGAAAAGTATACGGCAATCTGATGGTGGATGTGCAGATGACAAATGAGAAGCTGTTTAAACGTGCTGAAAATATCGTCAAAATGGCTACAGGTGCATCTGATGAGGAAGCCCAGGCCGCTCTCAAAGAACAAAACCATAATACAAAGGCTGCGATTCTTCAAGTTTTAACAGGATTAAAAGGTGAAGCAGCTGCCAGGCTTCTGGAAAAGCATAATGGCTATTTACGGGAAGCCATTGCGGAATATCATACTAAATAA
- the nagA gene encoding N-acetylglucosamine-6-phosphate deacetylase, translated as MSRLLLKNARIILENSMIDQGFILIEKDRILKTGTLEELPAIGQDTEIIELSPEHTISPGFIDVHIHGAGGADTMDATFEALNTMASVLPEEGTTSFLATTITQEKEKIEAALVNAAHFQKEQNTPGQAEVIGIHLEGPFINEVRGGAQPRNHILEPDIELFKRWQEAANGTIKLITLAPEKANGYEFIRYLSENGVVPSIGHSDAIYTEMEKAVQAGAKQVTHLFNGMRGLHHREPGVAGASLLFKELIVEMIADGIHVRPEMIKLALNAKGPDGMILITDSMRAKCLKNGHYDLGGQDVKVENGQALLADGTLAGSILKMKDSIKNMIDFTDIQLSEAVQLASSNPARQLKMFDRKGSISKGKDADLVVLDENLEVAMTFCRGVKAFEREVKRP; from the coding sequence ATGAGCCGTCTATTACTGAAAAACGCTAGAATTATTCTGGAAAACAGCATGATCGACCAAGGGTTTATTCTAATAGAAAAAGACCGAATCTTAAAAACTGGAACATTGGAGGAGCTTCCTGCCATAGGCCAGGATACAGAAATCATAGAACTTTCCCCTGAGCATACAATCAGTCCGGGGTTTATTGATGTTCACATTCACGGCGCTGGCGGTGCCGATACAATGGATGCAACATTTGAAGCACTAAACACGATGGCCAGTGTTTTGCCTGAAGAAGGGACGACCAGCTTCCTGGCCACGACCATCACACAGGAAAAGGAAAAAATAGAAGCAGCGCTGGTCAATGCAGCTCACTTTCAAAAAGAACAAAATACTCCTGGCCAGGCTGAAGTAATCGGCATCCACCTGGAGGGCCCGTTTATTAATGAAGTAAGAGGCGGAGCCCAGCCGAGGAATCATATACTCGAGCCTGATATCGAACTTTTTAAGCGCTGGCAGGAAGCAGCAAATGGGACCATCAAGCTGATTACACTTGCACCTGAGAAAGCAAATGGCTATGAATTTATCCGCTACTTAAGTGAAAACGGTGTTGTCCCTTCAATCGGCCATAGCGATGCCATTTATACAGAAATGGAGAAAGCTGTTCAGGCGGGAGCTAAGCAGGTTACTCACCTTTTTAACGGAATGAGAGGCTTGCATCACCGTGAACCTGGAGTAGCCGGCGCTTCGCTTTTATTCAAAGAATTGATAGTTGAAATGATTGCCGATGGAATCCATGTCCGGCCTGAGATGATCAAGCTTGCACTGAACGCCAAGGGGCCGGATGGGATGATTCTGATAACGGATTCCATGAGAGCAAAATGCCTGAAAAATGGCCATTATGATCTTGGCGGACAGGATGTAAAGGTTGAAAATGGCCAGGCACTGCTTGCTGACGGCACACTGGCTGGAAGCATTTTAAAAATGAAAGATTCCATAAAAAATATGATTGATTTTACTGATATTCAGCTGTCTGAAGCTGTCCAGCTTGCGAGCAGCAACCCGGCCAGACAGCTCAAAATGTTTGACCGGAAAGGCAGCATTTCGAAAGGAAAGGATGCCGACCTGGTTGTGCTCGATGAAAACCTTGAGGTTGCCATGACTTTCTGCAGAGGCGTCAAAGCCTTTGAACGTGAGGTGAAAAGACCTTGA
- a CDS encoding MupG family TIM beta-alpha barrel fold protein, producing MLGISVYLSEERQLQNAKWIERAASHGLTSIFTSLHIPEDDHSTYKQLLQNLGALAKQHQMELLADVSPQSLDHLGLDWESTDTLLEWGLSGIRADYGFTSEQIVELSKKMKLGINASTISAEELQEWMELGLNAHNVEAWHNFYPRPETGLDKDFFIERNRFLKSMGITTMAFVPGDAELRGPIFAGLPTLEKHRGCSPAAAAAELMNSCNTDKVLIGDHSVKDGTLAQLAKIAEGAVPLRIELTGGQIYEELYSKPHTNRMDPARDVIRSVESRSYAGQGSNKWEPMNQLERKKGSVTVDNILYGRYAGEMQITLADLPRDERVNVIARVMDEDLPLLEQIKAGTKFQLIVRD from the coding sequence ATGCTTGGAATATCAGTATATCTTTCAGAAGAGCGCCAGCTTCAAAATGCAAAATGGATTGAACGGGCGGCTTCTCACGGCCTCACATCCATCTTCACTTCCCTCCATATTCCCGAAGATGACCACAGCACATATAAACAATTGCTTCAGAACCTCGGTGCTCTTGCAAAGCAGCATCAAATGGAACTCCTCGCCGACGTTTCCCCTCAATCATTGGACCATCTGGGATTGGACTGGGAATCGACCGATACTCTTCTTGAATGGGGTCTCTCCGGAATCCGGGCAGACTACGGCTTTACTTCTGAGCAGATTGTTGAACTCTCTAAAAAAATGAAACTTGGAATCAATGCGAGTACTATCTCTGCTGAAGAACTGCAGGAGTGGATGGAACTGGGCTTAAACGCCCATAATGTTGAAGCCTGGCATAATTTTTATCCGCGGCCTGAAACGGGTTTGGATAAAGACTTTTTTATAGAGCGAAATCGGTTCCTTAAAAGCATGGGGATAACCACCATGGCGTTTGTGCCTGGTGACGCTGAACTTCGCGGGCCCATTTTTGCAGGGCTTCCTACACTTGAGAAACACCGGGGCTGTTCACCCGCTGCTGCGGCAGCTGAATTGATGAACAGCTGCAATACAGACAAGGTGCTGATCGGTGACCATTCAGTAAAAGACGGGACTCTTGCACAACTGGCGAAAATCGCTGAGGGTGCTGTGCCTCTCCGAATCGAGCTGACTGGCGGACAAATCTATGAGGAGCTTTATAGCAAACCTCATACAAATCGGATGGATCCTGCCCGGGATGTTATAAGGTCAGTGGAATCAAGGTCATATGCTGGACAGGGATCAAATAAATGGGAACCTATGAACCAGCTGGAACGTAAAAAAGGCAGTGTCACAGTTGATAATATCCTATACGGCCGCTACGCAGGCGAGATGCAGATTACTTTAGCAGATCTGCCCCGGGATGAACGCGTGAATGTGATCGCAAGAGTTATGGACGAGGATCTGCCGCTACTTGAACAGATCAAGGCAGGAACTAAATTTCAATTAATAGTGAGGGATTAA
- the nagB gene encoding glucosamine-6-phosphate deaminase has product MKIIRTADYNDMSQKSAQLMIEKIRQQPDMTLGLATGSTPKGVYAELIKDHQKNGTSYEKITTINLDEYIGLPPSDLNSYRHFMNSELFDHLDIRLVNTHLPNGAAEDMSQECERYEQLIKDLVDIDLQLLGIGRNGHIGFNEPCTSFHSRTHVVDLAESTRKANARFFSSIEDVPAQAITMGIASILDSREIILLASGSAKAEALKQLVYGEPDEQFPASALKLHANVTIIADEEALSLVSKDR; this is encoded by the coding sequence TTGAAAATCATTCGGACAGCCGATTATAACGATATGAGTCAAAAATCAGCTCAGCTGATGATTGAAAAAATCCGGCAGCAGCCGGATATGACATTAGGGCTTGCAACCGGCAGCACACCAAAAGGAGTTTATGCCGAACTAATTAAAGATCATCAAAAAAATGGCACTTCTTATGAAAAAATCACGACGATTAATTTAGATGAATATATCGGCTTGCCACCTTCCGACCTTAATAGCTACAGGCATTTCATGAATAGTGAACTATTTGATCATCTTGACATCCGGCTTGTAAACACGCACCTTCCCAATGGAGCAGCAGAAGATATGTCACAGGAATGCGAACGGTATGAGCAGCTGATCAAGGATCTTGTCGATATCGATCTGCAGCTGCTGGGAATTGGACGCAACGGACATATCGGCTTCAATGAACCATGCACGTCTTTTCACAGCCGAACACATGTCGTGGACCTGGCGGAAAGTACACGTAAGGCTAACGCAAGATTTTTCAGCTCTATTGAAGACGTTCCGGCCCAGGCGATTACAATGGGAATCGCTTCGATTCTTGATAGCCGGGAAATCATCCTGCTCGCTTCAGGTTCTGCCAAGGCAGAAGCCCTCAAACAACTGGTTTATGGAGAGCCTGATGAACAGTTTCCCGCATCAGCTTTGAAGCTGCATGCGAATGTGACAATCATTGCCGATGAAGAAGCACTCAGTCTTGTCAGTAAGGATCGATGA